The DNA region GCAGGTGGTGCGGCAGCTTCAGCCTTCTTTCCTCGTCTTCCTCTGACTGGAGCAGCGACAACAGCATCTTCAGCCTCCTGTTTATCCTCAGCTGCTTCAGGTTCCACTGTTTTTGCCCTTCTGCCACGAACAGATTTCTTTTTAGGGTCAGGATCCGTGGCAGTTGTGTCTATTTCTGTGACTTCTACAGTAGCAGTCTCCACTTTAGGTTGTTCTTCAGATGAATTCTCATCGACTGCGTCCACGTCAGATTGTTCCACAGGTGAGTTCTCCACTACTGCATCCACTTCAGGTTTGTCTTCAGAGATGATTTCTTGAGATTTAGCATTTCTGCCTTTTGTCGTTCGTCTTACAGCGGCTggtgcagcagcttcagttttCTTCCCTCTTCTGCCTCTGACTGGAGCAGAGACGACAGGATCCTCAGAATGTTCTGCCGCCTCCTGTTTATCTTCAGCCGATTTAGACTCCACCAGTTTCGCCCTTCTGCCTCGAACGGTTTTCTTCTGAACGACAGCAGCATCCATTTCGGTGACTTTGCAAGTGGCTGTCTCCACTTCAGGTAGGCTCTCAGTTACAGGCGTCTGGGGAACAGTTTCCATGGCATctgataatttattttcatcactTGCACTGGGCACCACCTCCAGCTGGTCGCTGCAGACTTCATTTGCATTTGCTTCTGAAATAATAGGAGAAAACAAAGGAGCAATGTTACCTTTACATTTACAGTGGTTAAACTGTCAAACGACTGATTAGTTAAATATAATACGAGTCAggatttgtgtgtttattgaaGACTGTGCATTTATATGGAAAATGGAGAATGGAAAACCCATTTATCCAAAGTCCCTCCCTCCTTTTTGTTTTAGAGGTCAGAAATAGTTTTAGGTGATTTCAGTTTAGCCCAACAActcaacagcagaaataaaaacaagaaaaattaAATACCTTTAGCTGTGTCCATTTCAGGAGCATCCTCACTCTGAGTAATGGGTAAATCTTGCTGCTCTAGCACTGGTTCTTCAGGCTGTTTagcttttctccctctcttggGCTTCACAGCCTTCTCCTGGGGTGATGCACTGTCATTTGCTTCGATGTTGACTTCAACTGGGGGGCTCTGTTCACTCTTAGGTTCTGGCACCATTTCAGTTTCAGCGGCGACCTCTTGGACGGTTTCCACTTGATCATCAGAagcttttcttcctcttctagTTTTAAGGGTTGGTTTGGAAGGCAGAGAGGCACTTTTCTCCTTCGTGACCTCATCATCATTGCTCTCTTGAGACTTTGCATTTCTGCCTCTTGTTGTTTGTCTAACAGCAGGTGgtccagcagcagcttcagttttCTTTCCCCTTCTTCCTTTGACTGGGGTTGGAGCAACGGGTTCTTCAGAGTGTTCTGCTGCCTCCTGATTATCATCAGCTGGTTTAGACTCCACCAGTTTCGCCCTTCTGCCTCTAACAGATTTATTCTCAACAATGGCTGCATCTGTTTCGGTGACTTTGCAAGTCTCCTCTTCAGGTAAACTCTCAGTTACAGGTGCCTGAGGAGCAGTTTCAATGGCAGGTGGTTCTGTAGCTTCAGCTTTcttccctcttcttcctctgacTGGAGCAGAGACGACAGCATCTTCAGGTGCTTTAGGTTCCACTGTTTTTGCCCTTCTGCCACGAACAGGTTTCTTCTTAGGGTCAGGATCCGTGGCAGTTGTGTCCATTTCTGTGACTTTTCCAGGAGCAGTCTCCACCTCAGGTTCTTCCACAGGTGAACTCTCATCTACTGCATCCACTTCAGCTTGTTCTACAGGTGAACTCTCATCTACTGCATCCACTTCAGCTTGTTCTACAGGTGAACTCTCATCTACTGCGTCCACTTCAGCTTGTTCTACAGGTGAACTCTCATCTACTGCGTCCACTTCAGGTTTGTCTTCAGGTAAAGTCTCATCCACTGTGTCCACTTTGGGTTGTTCCGCAGATATCTCATCTACAGCTGGTTCAGAGAGAGGTTCCGAAGCATCTGATGATTCGTTATTATTGTGTCCACTTGGCACTTCCTCTACGTGGTCATCAACGACAACTTCTTTTGCATCTTCTtctaaaataatacaaaaacaatTATAAGAATACAAGAAAAATAAGTTGTCGTAGTTTTTAGCTGTTGAAATACTTGCATCAGGTTTTAGACATGTTTTGACAATAGGGTTCCATAGGAAGTATTATTTGTGCTATGGTTCTTTCAGGCAGTCCAACAAAAGCAACGTAAAAATGTTTAAGAGCAGAATTTCCATATCTTCAAGGTGTATCAATACAAACAATTCCAATAATGTTAGAGACAGCACATCTCTAAAAGTCTGTTTTCAGACATTGTTAAACATTATCTTATTGTACATAATTTTAACAGAACAAACCTATTAAAATAGCCAACATACCCTTTTCTATGTCATCATGGAGAGCAATCACATCTGATGGGATATCGCCTCGTGGCTCCTCATGGGCAAAGTCTAGTTCTACGTGAGGAGAGAAGACAATAAAACCACAGAAATGATCAGCTCTTCATTGTAATGCAGCTTACATAACCCCCCCAAGTGAAGTCATTCATTACTCATCTACCATTATAGTTATCAAACTTAAGAACCAACTCACCTTTTGCTGCGCCTTCTTCACAATCCAGAGGTGTTTGATCTTCTACCtgctaaaaaataaatcaaaaacaatTTTTACACTTTGAAGTAATCCATGCAGACAACAAATATCTCATGAAGCTTgataaaaattaatattgtcAGTCTGTTGGTACACAGATTTTGATCTCTCAGATCTGTGCTGATGAAAAACGAAATATGCCTAAATGTTTACTCGTGTTTTATCAAGGAAATGACTGCAGGAAACTGCAGTTTGCTCAACTGTGAGAACCTGACACTCATGTTTAAGCTCTGAACCAAActctttgtttttcatattcATTCAATTGACTTTCTGCAACGTGAAAGAATTGCTAATATTAACAACCCCAGTAAGAAACTTTTGCATTGTTCGGTTCATTGTTTGCTTTGTCACATGGCTGAATCCAAACTGTTCCTATTAATGATCACACTTTAGCTGTCAGTCGCTGTGAGAAAAAAATACTAAATTCAAACTAATCCTtctgataaaataatgaaaagttgatgcacatgcTTCCACTACCTCATTTGTCTCCAGTTGTCCTGTGGCTTCAGTCTGTGGAGCAGATTCTTGCACTTGGTCTGGTGTCTCCATAAGTTCCTTCTCATCATCCAAACTCACATCAGCAGCCTCTAGAGCTTTGGGAGTTTCTACAGGTTTTTCTTGAAGGTCTTCATGAGATTCAGCTCGTTGTTGGGGGGTGTTCAAAATGCTTTCAACTCCAGTAAGGCACTCTTGTTGTTCAGCCTCCTGTTTGGGAGTTGTCAGAAGTTCCACTCGGATGTCCTCCACAGGTTCAGCTTCCCGTTTTGGAGTTTCCATCATCCTCTTTACTCCGGTGAGACACTCTTGTTGTTCAAGTTTCTGCTTGGGGGTTTTCAAAACCTTGCCTCTCAGGTCCTCAATGGGCTCGGCTTTCTGTCGTGGGGTCTTCATAATCCTCTTCACTCCAGTGAGACACTCCTGTTGTTCAGGTTTCTGCTTTGGAGTTTTCAGAAGTCTCCCTCTTAAGTCCTCAACAGGTTCAGCCTTCTGCCTTGGTGTCCTCATGATCCTCTTCACTCCAGTGAGACACTCCTGTTGTTCAGGTTTCTGCTTTGGAGTTTTCAGAAGTCCCCCCCTCAAGTCCTCAACAGGTTCAGCCTTCTGCCTTGGTGTCTTCATGATCCTCTTCACTCCAGTGAGACACTCCTGTTGTTCAGGTTTCTGCTTTGGAGTTTTCAGAAGTCTCCCTCTCAAGTCCTCAACAGGTTCAGCCTTCTGCCTTGGCGTCTTCATGATCCTCTTCACTCCAGTGAGACACTCCGGTAATTCTGGCTTCTGTTTGGGAGTTGTTTGAGAGGTTGTCTTCATATCTGTGCACTGCTGTTCGCCAGAATCATCAGAGTGAATCTCCAAGGCAGGGACATCACTGACGAAGCTTGATTCTTGATCATCATTAAGGAGGCGTTGGACTGCCTCGCTgttgtattttctgtcttttactgCGGACGCAACACTCAGTGGAGACACCATCATCTCGCCTGTAAAATTAGGCACATTTAATTACCTAACAGGCCTAATCTGACAAATCCCTTAGCCTAAGTGATTAAGTAGAATACAAATTTAATGGTTTGTGCGGTGgtactgtttgttttgaaagaaCCACTTTACCTGGCTCCTCTGGTGTGTTCAACACTGATGGCTCTACCACAGATGTGCCCAGAGCTCCCACTGGTGTCTTTGTGGCATTGTCCTCATTGATCACAGATCTCCTTTTCCTTTCATTTACTGGggttttaaacatttcagaaattcctgaaaaacacaacacacaatatAAGTAGGTACAATATTGAAGTCCAGATTACATCACTAATAATGGTTGTTTTCCAGctctacaaacaaacaaacaaaaaaaaggtaattaCCAGTCAAGTCCTCATCCATTTTCATGTTCCTTTTAAGGAGAGCAGTATTGGTGACCAGTCTTGGTGCAGCACCAGTTGCATGTACGACCCTTTGTTTGTGAGCTCTGCCCACAACAATAGTAACAGGTGAATCTGCATGTCCAGTGCTGAAATGGCCTTGGATTTTTCTTGCAGGGGTCTGAGAAGATTGAGAAGGACATGTTGattgctgtttttaaaatgctaCTATGACAACAAGATATAAACCCATTACAGTAACAGTTGACATGCAGGCTGAGTATAAAATAATGAGGGTTAATCTTCACTGAGCAGGTCCTGGATAGTTGCAGAGACTagggaaaaaacacattacaatgACGTGAATGTCCCCTGTAGTCATTACAGTATCTTAGTTTACCTGTGGTTTGGGCACAGTCTTCttctttgtcattttggcgACTGCTTTTTTAGCTGGAGCAACCACTTGAGCCTTAGGTTGACCAAATTTCACAATGTTTGCCCAGGAATTTTTGGCTTAAGGAAacaagcaaaagaaaaacatacaaattaaaataccataggtaaaaaacaacaacatgaagacATTTTCATCATCAGTCAGACATTGACAGGACTACCACTTCCCCATTCTCAGTTTaatcataaatgacaaaagtcaactcatgcactgtttaaaaacataaatgttacCATTTCATGCACGGTACCAAATTGTAGTTTAGAGCTTTCTATTTTGCTCTTCCCACCTCACTCTGCTTAACACACAAtcatgcatgtacacacacttaaaatcaatAACATTTGCAATGTAAGACATGTACTTCAGGGTCTTACATACCTTTCAGGGATGCCCGTGAAATGCCACTTCTTCTGCGCATTACTTTTGCAGCACTTGAAGTTTCTTGTGAGATGCTCTTTCTCCTCTGGGGCATTTTAGGAGTTACTGTGACTGAAGGCACCTGGTCAGTAACAGCATCTTCTGCATTTGGAGATGGTGTGCTGATACGCGACACAGAGAAGCGGCCTTGTACTCTGGGGGTCTGGACTCCTGGTGTTCCACCAACAGTGGGAGACCGTCCTCTTGCAGTAGATGGACTTTTGGATTTTGGTGTCTTCTCAGCAGGTGACGCAGCCTTGGGAGAAGGGGTCCTGGGTTTTGGTGACTTCTTTGCAGAAGATGTTGCCTTGGGAGAAGGGGATCTGGATTTGGGAGATTTCAGTCCTGGAGATGTTGCCTTGGGAGAAGGGGATTTGGATTTGGGTGATTTCTGTCCTGGAGATGTTGCCTTGGGAGAAGGGGACCTAGATTTTGGTGATTTCTTTCCTGGCGTTGGAGTCTTAGGAGAAGCATTCTTGGCATTTGATTTCTTAGGTGACGGAGTCCTCATTTTGGCAGGACTTTGCACTTTGGGGCTACCTGGTTGCTCTTCATCGAACTACAAAAACACAAGATCCATTTTAAATAGGATTATGTGataattaacatttatttaaagttgGGTCAAACAATTTGAATCATTATCTTCCACTCAAGTCTTACCTGTAGCGAGCCAGTGACTGACGCTCGTCTCAGGAGTGACTGTTTGGgtttaaacacacaaaagctTCTCCGCGGACTGGCCCCCTTGCGTAAGGGAGAGTCAGGAGGCAGACGTTTGTCAAATAACTCAGGGCACAGGAAACCTCCAAAAGAAAcccttttcttctttatttgaGGTGTAGGCAAGTCGGCTGCAAGTTCTCCACTTTTACGTTTTTTGGATGTCTCTTTCACTAATAAATGAATTGAAAACATGATTGTACGTCAGTAACAAATCATATGCCAACGTAACATGCTTAAATAATTACTTTAATTTGTTTAACAACCATCTAATCTAAAGAGAAATATAGTATTACAATACTCTTTACCTTTTCCAACTTCAGCTGAGGAACATCCTGAGTTCCTTGGAGAACGCTTCGTTTTGGGAGAAGTCACTGCTTGCGCTTCCTGTTCCTGAGTCACTGCAGGTTTGGCCTCGTTGCTTCTCCGTCTCAAAGGTGATTTGGGTGATTGAGCAGTAACTTGCTCAATAACCTCACACGCAGTATACCTCTGGGGGGGTGTACGGATTCTCTTCTGAGGTGAAGTTGCTTCAGACTTTTCGGCTGTCTCAACTTCAGGTGCGGCCATCTCAGTAGAAGGACCCTGGGAGGACCTCCTCTGCTTCTTAACAGACTTTGGCGTTCCACCACTTGTGTTTTCAGCCCCCTTAGTTTCATCAGCTCCAAGACAGACTTTAGCTTCATTCTTCTGAGGAATGCTTTTATCTTCGGTGCAAGTGACAGGTTCATCATTTTTCCTGACTGAAGCAGGTTTTGGAGTGCAAAACCTCGAGGTGGGTGTTTGAAGCAAACTGGCAGAAGATTTCCGAGGGGTCTTGACATCCAGAgattttttgatcatttgataCAGGTCGTTGAAGGGGGAGGCAGTTTTGCCTTCCTCTTTGGGCTCCACCTCCAAAGTTTTCTCCAGGGATCGCTGGATGTTGTCATGGTTAGTTCCATCTTTCAGATGAGGATCTAAAATAAGCAAAACATAAAACTTAGTTTAAAAAAGGCTTGTACACTTGATAACATAAAATAGGAGACTGGAGAAAAACTACAGGCACCAAATCCCTGTAGCTACTTGGGAGACAGGGTGTTtgagtagggctgcaacaacATATTCATTGATCTGTCAGATGTTTTATAGGCTGAGCTAAATATGCAAAAATGACTGTAACTTATCCATTTGACAGGCTGTTGACCACTGTAACTCTAAGTTATTCAAATTacccttttctttctctgtgttttaaaacatttgatCAGATTCAGTTCTATAATGTCTATTCACCTGCAACAGAAATACCAACTCTGGGAATGCAATACACTAATAGTTGATGTGCAACATTGTCTTCAAATACAGCACAATCACTTTTCTAATTTACAATGAACACTATCAGTCTCACCTGTGGATACTTCAGAGATCCTTTTATCTCCAGTTTCAGAGGTAACTGTGTCCCCCACTTGCTGATCGTGAAGAACCTAGGCATGAGACACTTTTATTAACAGatatataaaataatcaaatttaTCCAGAGAGGAGGGAAATTCACACTAGTGGGATGGCTGAAATGATCTAATGATAAAAGATAATAATGTGTAATTTACTTTGAGAGTGTCAGCTTTGCCTCCTGTGGAAGACCTCTTCTTTGGTGTGGGTGCTGGAGGGTACTCAAACCTGAAATGACAATTAGCAATACATCTAAGTAAGACATTATTTATCTGTCATGAAAATTCTAACATCTGGGAAGTGGGACCATGGATTCTCCCTTAACATTGCATCCGGTATACATGCTCAACAAACACATTATGTGGGTACttcaatttaattttctttcaaCGTGTTCTTGGAAAACAGGTTTATATAAGGAGAGGTGAAAccaccaataaaaacaaacacagtgaatGCAGGGTCACATAACTGGAAAACTCTTGTAGAAACAATAGAAACAGCATTTGCAGCTGGTGAGGAATATATATTCAAATGGTATGTTGATTATGGAAATGAAAATGGTGTGTGGTCTGGTGGTAGCAGATTATGCTTAAATCTTAAAGTTCTATTAAAAGTAAATACACTGCACATGTATTGTATGTTTGCAGTTAATATTTGTTGTCTAAATTTACCTAGGTACAAATTAGGCTTTTGAAACAAAAGGATGCTCTTGGAGGTCATATTACTTAACATTCCACTGTATAAAATTTAGGGGGACTTGGTAATATCTAGCGGTGAGCATagcacattgcaaccagctaaaacttctcccacTTAAAGTTCCTGCAAtgttattgttcaggaggtatTTACCGGATGCCCAATTATCCACAGTTCTCTTTCTCTACATgagcaggtgattaaaacttgTAATAAcaccaaataaagcagtttcatattaaaaaaaataaataaataaaaatctgtttttcgcGACACATTGCTTGTCGCTGGatgggctgctaactatggtggctgccTTGACAACATGAATGGCGCTATTTAGagcctgtgtttggtttgtcagttATGGGCTTCTCTAGAAACACGAGGAGCTGACATAGTGATCTCTGTGGACAAGGATCTGATCCCTATGTAAATATAttcagctcattctaaggcaacaaaaacacaattcttattttcaggtaattatacagTAAAGAAAGCatgtattatattccatttttgaCAATATGTCCCCCGAAATCcaacacactagacctttaacaAAGTCATGTGGTGACTACGGAAGGCAAAAGTCTGAAGCAACAAAATATTTACTTCGCACTCACCTGAAAGAACGGTCAATAATAGTTATCACATCTCCGTGTTTCAAACGCTCAGACTGCTGCAAAACCTCTCCGTTGACACGAGTTGGATTCACAGAGCTCAAATTTGTCAAAATGATCTGGAAGAGACAAATATAAACATCACCTCAAACACAGTCTGACAAAGCAGCTCAAAGCAGAATACAAGTGTCAGCTAGGCTTTTAAATCTATCTAGGCCAAGATTTCCCTCTGTGAATTCACAAGTGATTTAAGCAATGACACTTCTTTTGCATCCacaaaattaacttttaaaatgatgaaaacatgaaGACATTAATGTAACTATTCAATAACAGTTCCTTATTATTCTAGATATCATATAAGGTTGAAACACTGTGACAAGTTAATGTGGTCATGGTCAAAATGTGCTGTTAcctctttattttcattcaagTCAATTCTGCAATGCTCCTTGGAGACTTGTGGAAGCTGAATACGAATATCGCAATCAGGCTTCCTGTAagataataaagaaacaaatgtgtCAACAAAAGAGACAGTTAAGATGTAAGTGGTGCTTGTTCATGAGCAGCAAATGAAATGTTCTATGGTCTAAAAGGGTGAACTTGTGAACTGGAGTTTTGACTACACAATCAGGAGTCTGTTGTacttgatttaaaaacaggGAACAAACATGCAAGATTCTGACGTCACTCGCAGATGGCCCGCCCCCAAACCAGTGGAGTTTTTATAGCACAAGGACATCTGTCCACCTCAACATGAGGCCACACAGTAAATGTGGCCTCTAACACAACATGTGCATGTTTTCAGTCTGATATCTTAAAAGGCAAAACTAGTGCCATTACAATAAGacaagagaaaataaagaagatTTAATTTGACCACATGACATGGAAAAATCAACATTATATCCACCAAATGCGTTTTATTGAACTCACCTTCCAAATAAGCATGTTGCAGTAAGAGGAAACTCAGTCCCAtctcctccactcctcttcacCACGACTATTTTTCCATGCAAAGGCATTTTCGTAACGTTACCTGGGAACAATGGCAAACATAGGTATCAAACTTAACAGACCACTAGCTAGCTTAACAACAACGTCGTGTTAGCATTAGGTAAACACAGGTACATTTGTGTAGTACATAACGTTAACGTTTTATAGTCAGAAAGTAGATTCACAGAAACATTAATCTAACTGGAAGCAACATATGTGCAGGGAGAGGGCATGTCTATGCTACATGTTAACGTTGCTTTAAACGTAAGTTGACTCGATTATTGAAGTCAGCTAGCGATGTTTTTAGCCAGTACTATATTTTACGTCGGCGTTGTGTTCATTTGTTTCAGCTCAGTAACGTTAGATCGTCGTTAGTGTAACATTAAGTTAAATCACAATGCTGACAATTCTGCGACACCCCACGTGCAATGTCGCCTCGATAGTGACGTTATAATATTGTCAGAAATGAACGTCAACGTAGAAAATACCTCAAATTACAGTAGCACCTAACTTAACAATAAAACAAGACACTTTTCAGTGAGACCTGTAACGTTAACGCCAAGTTAGCTAAGCCTGGCTTATGGTGGTCTCGACTATACGACAGACTGAAAAATATTTGCAGGCATCGTTAGCCTTACCTGGAAGTCCACTCAAAGACACGTCAACTTCTGGCAATCCATAAACATCGACCGGGATGTGGCAAAGAGGAATTTTACTATAATATCATGTCAGACTAAACCTACATTGATACCTTACCATACCCTACAATGTATACCGACGAGTGGCTAACGTATGCTACTTTGAACAGCCGTCATTGACGTCTCGCCGTGGGTGCCGTGGTATCACTCCGCCATACTAGAAAAATACAGTAACCtccagagaaaaacaaaagtcgGATTAACTGATGTTTTGGGGTCAAATATATATGTTTTGTCTATTTTGCTGCGTTTTAAACTCCAATTTCCTTCTCGGTAACAAATTGAACTCGCGTCTACATGTAAGGGACTATTTTGTTTATGAGTATGGCGGAGCAATTTCACTACGGTAAAGggaatctgatttgaaaaacgTTTGAAATTCCGCgcgaacgattgtgattggttgatacGTCACAGCTTGGTAAGAGGGCGGGGCTTGGCTTCTCAAGAGCCCAAACAGCTATTAGGTTTGGCATTTGTACTGCTGTCCAGAGATTTAAAAGATATATGTTTTAACAGTTATAATTATGTTCCTATTTTTCCACCAACCTCTGTAAGATTTTTCATAAACATCAACAGGCTCCAGCTGAATGGATATTTTTTAGAAACACCCACAGCTAAATCCTATGCACTGGTTCATGCTTTGAATCACAGCATTGAGCAGCCATTATTTGTAGTACTCTTTTTGTTAAACACAATCagaaaaaagcacaggtgtcatTAATCAATGAGGGCCATATTTTAACATGTATTAAAGTTTCCCCGGGCCCTCATTTTATGTATACTGCTTTATTGGCCTGAACAGGGACATCATTAATGCtattaattacacctgtgctttttctgctATGTCTGTGTTAgtgaaatatatttataaaccCCTACTTGCAACATTATGCTCTTAAAATAAATCTGTTAATAAATTGCTGGTGGGAAAAGAAATTATTCAGTTGAAATAATTGTTTGTGCAACGCAGTCAGCAGTGGTTGTAAGACTAGGTGTGCCAACTAATTTGAAAGCGATTCATTATAGGCCTGAAGTCAAATAGAGATTTGTGTGCCTGAGTCTAGTGCACATCATCAAATAACAATTAGTTTTTGATCTTATCAAACAATAATTAAATACTCAGTGTACTGTGCACTGTATAGTAGAGCTAAGCCTCACTCAACAATGTGTAAATCTAGCCAGGGCTTGGATCAGGTGGCAAAGAGTTTCAGTTTCATGTAAATTCCTCTAATATATTCCGTCATTCTTATTTGTGAATGAGCCCATGTAAATTCTGCTAAACAGTGGCCACTATGGCCACAAATGACAATTACAGGAGGATGGCAATTGTCATACATTGGGAAAATatttttgctaacattagccaccttAAACTACTGCTTAAACTGGACTGGACCTTTTATACCAAATTAGGTCTGAAACCCATTTATTTTTGGCTCGAAGTGCTCCAAACAGAACCCATTctatgttggtggaaaaggggtattgTATTCATTTGAGCACGGGTGTGTTTTACTGCTTACAAATACAGCTTTTCGGAAAAAGGATGTGTTATTTCATTCTAAAAAGTTACAGAGTTTCCCTTTAATGCAACCTTAATGCTGATTTTGATTTAGATATTTTGTCATATAGATTTTTGGTCTGTGGGTGATGGCAAATGTGCCGAAAGTGACTGCCTTCTGATTTACCCTGAACTTCTTTCCATGCATATCCCCCTgcgaccctgtgtcctcatacgAGGACatcacattgtgctcgtttgtGGACagttttttgtgccatctagtggcagtaagaccacaatacaccaaaaaacaagatggcagccatctctgccaagtctgCAGCCgaccctgacacaaaagtggacgaGGTCccaaacctgatcacattttatggttgaaacttgtttatttatgattaataatgtttgtagtat from Epinephelus fuscoguttatus linkage group LG20, E.fuscoguttatus.final_Chr_v1 includes:
- the mki67 gene encoding proliferation marker protein Ki-67 isoform X2, coding for MPLHGKIVVVKRSGGDGTEFPLTATCLFGRKPDCDIRIQLPQVSKEHCRIDLNENKEIILTNLSSVNPTRVNGEVLQQSERLKHGDVITIIDRSFRFEYPPAPTPKKRSSTGGKADTLKVLHDQQVGDTVTSETGDKRISEVSTDPHLKDGTNHDNIQRSLEKTLEVEPKEEGKTASPFNDLYQMIKKSLDVKTPRKSSASLLQTPTSRFCTPKPASVRKNDEPVTCTEDKSIPQKNEAKVCLGADETKGAENTSGGTPKSVKKQRRSSQGPSTEMAAPEVETAEKSEATSPQKRIRTPPQRYTACEVIEQVTAQSPKSPLRRRSNEAKPAVTQEQEAQAVTSPKTKRSPRNSGCSSAEVGKVKETSKKRKSGELAADLPTPQIKKKRVSFGGFLCPELFDKRLPPDSPLRKGASPRRSFCVFKPKQSLLRRASVTGSLQFDEEQPGSPKVQSPAKMRTPSPKKSNAKNASPKTPTPGKKSPKSRSPSPKATSPGQKSPKSKSPSPKATSPGLKSPKSRSPSPKATSSAKKSPKPRTPSPKAASPAEKTPKSKSPSTARGRSPTVGGTPGVQTPRVQGRFSVSRISTPSPNAEDAVTDQVPSVTVTPKMPQRRKSISQETSSAAKVMRRRSGISRASLKAKNSWANIVKFGQPKAQVVAPAKKAVAKMTKKKTVPKPQTPARKIQGHFSTGHADSPVTIVVGRAHKQRVVHATGAAPRLVTNTALLKRNMKMDEDLTGISEMFKTPVNERKRRSVINEDNATKTPVGALGTSVVEPSVLNTPEEPGEMMVSPLSVASAVKDRKYNSEAVQRLLNDDQESSFVSDVPALEIHSDDSGEQQCTDMKTTSQTTPKQKPELPECLTGVKRIMKTPRQKAEPVEDLRGRLLKTPKQKPEQQECLTGVKRIMKTPRQKAEPVEDLRGGLLKTPKQKPEQQECLTGVKRIMRTPRQKAEPVEDLRGRLLKTPKQKPEQQECLTGVKRIMKTPRQKAEPIEDLRGKVLKTPKQKLEQQECLTGVKRMMETPKREAEPVEDIRVELLTTPKQEAEQQECLTGVESILNTPQQRAESHEDLQEKPVETPKALEAADVSLDDEKELMETPDQVQESAPQTEATGQLETNEQVEDQTPLDCEEGAAKELDFAHEEPRGDIPSDVIALHDDIEKEDAKEVVVDDHVEEVPSGHNNNESSDASEPLSEPAVDEISAEQPKVDTVDETLPEDKPEVDAVDESSPVEQAEVDAVDESSPVEQAEVDAVDESSPVEQAEVDAVDESSPVEEPEVETAPGKVTEMDTTATDPDPKKKPVRGRRAKTVEPKAPEDAVVSAPVRGRRGKKAEATEPPAIETAPQAPVTESLPEEETCKVTETDAAIVENKSVRGRRAKLVESKPADDNQEAAEHSEEPVAPTPVKGRRGKKTEAAAGPPAVRQTTRGRNAKSQESNDDEVTKEKSASLPSKPTLKTRRGRKASDDQVETVQEVAAETEMVPEPKSEQSPPVEVNIEANDSASPQEKAVKPKRGRKAKQPEEPVLEQQDLPITQSEDAPEMDTAKEANANEVCSDQLEVVPSASDENKLSDAMETVPQTPVTESLPEVETATCKVTEMDAAVVQKKTVRGRRAKLVESKSAEDKQEAAEHSEDPVVSAPVRGRRGKKTEAAAPAAVRRTTKGRNAKSQEIISEDKPEVDAVVENSPVEQSDVDAVDENSSEEQPKVETATVEVTEIDTTATDPDPKKKSVRGRRAKTVEPEAAEDKQEAEDAVVAAPVRGRRGKKAEAAAPPAVRQTGRGRNAKSQESTSDDKPEMVPETAAEITPVTEISIEVVSDQSDPAPSVEEAVVKPVRGRKTKQTPVEPSQPEPEKTEAVSDEPVVIDAQSEKSIPTVAKPKRGRKTKPDTVEQNEVAEDTVVAVETKQQSEPPVKAKRGRNAKKEEVETTESQEPAKKVRRTKKAEQDHVEPQEEVQTVENVVPEEAEATLVAEPVKVDEQATVAAKPRKGGRKAKQDTESETPVEPTEVPAVKRGRRGKQVAEEVAVTAVVPEEKPEHEVEAEEKKDAEPDSPVIKQSRGRGAKTSSKNEASQAIPAKRARRGAALPVEETNAEVSEPTSTSVEPAKRGRRAAAKPTADDATEESSSAVVEDTKTSKRSVKWNADVEVFDIPKATPVKAARGRKSKLDTESKNVSKDDDKAEEKDLSDKVIEAQPVKRARRGAKVADVTAEESTSKVKSVEAETQPKTRRGRPAKK